The Dehalococcoidales bacterium region TGGATGAGTATTGCGATTTTATATATAGCCAGAAATTTGAACTTCTATCTGGAATATATGATTTTCCCGGGTATCTGGATCTACTGGCCAGTAGCTATGCCAATGATAATAAAATTTGTGTGGCCCCTTCTGCAGAATGCAAGAAGTGCCAGTTTATAACGACCGAAGCAGATGATAAGGCTGGGCTGAAAAGTGGCTTTAGAGAATGCTTCAGTCAGTTTTACAACTGGGGCGAAGTAGATTTCAAAGAGCCGACCGTGCTGGAAATATGGAACTACCGGAAAACTGGCAAGCTGCTTGGAGAAGGAAGGGTAAAAATTGCACAAGTAGAAGAAAGTGATATTAATCCTAAAGATGATGGCAAACCCGGCCTTTCATCCAGCCAGAGACAATGGTTGCAGATCTCAAAAGCTCAGAATCGGGACACCGATTACTGGATAGATATTGATAACATGGTCAGGGAAATACAGAGATGGAAATACCCTCTGCATTTTATAGATTTTGAGACTTCTTCGGTTGCTATACCTTTCAATAAAGGGAGGCACCCCTATGAGGGAATTGCTTTCCAGTACTCTCATCATATTGTTAATAAGGATGGCAGCATCGAGCACCGTGGTCAATACTTAAATACTGAAGCCGGTTTGTTCCCCAATTATAAGTTCGTGCGCGCCCTCAAGAGGGAACTTGAACAGGACGGAGGCACAATATTCCGATACGCTGCGCATGAGAATACATTTTTAATCACAATTTACCGGCAATTAATTGAAGAAACACAAGTCGAAGATGGGGATGCACTTTGCGAATTTATCCGCCGGATTACCAAATGTGGCAGCCGTAATGGCGATAACTGGGAAGGTGAGCGCAATATGATTGACATGTGCGAACTAGTGAAGCGTTATTATTATGATCCGGCAACAAAGGGGTCCAATTCAATCAAACGGGTGCTTCCGGCAATTATGAACTCGTCAAAATTTCTACAGGACAAATACTCCGCGCCAGTCTACGGTTCCAGCAGGGGTATCCCGAGTCTCAATTTTCGGGACTGGCGCTGGATTACATATGAAGATAATCGGATTGTTGATCCATATAAACTGTTACCCAAGTTGTTTCAGGAAGACGAAAGTCAAGAACTTTCTTTACTAAGTACCAATGATGAAATAAAAGAAGGGGGCGCAGCGACCACGGCTTATGCTCTGATGCAATTTACCGAGATGAGCGATTATGAGCGTGCTCAAATTACAAGTGCCCTCTACAAGTACTGTGAGCTGGACACATTTGCAATGGTAATGATTTATGAAGCCTGGAAGGACATGGTTTCATCTGAGCTTATATTTTAGCGGTTGATCTGTAATTAACGGAAACCCTTAGCGACAGGTTAATTGATGATAATCCATGTAAATCTTGAGCTATAACTCTATAATAACAGATATTGTTATCGTTCTGAGATAGTGCCATAATTACTGCTGGAAGTTCGGTTTATTAATAATACCAGGGAGGCACTAAATATGGCCGATGATTCTGGAGGACGCAGGGTTACAGGCAGCAGGAGGCGGCCGACATCTGCTTCTTCTGGCTCTCGTCCGCGCGCAACTGCCACGCGTAGATGGTCTGATTCATCTGGGGGCACATCCGGTTCTGGTACAAACTCGGGAGGCGGTTCATTTAGCGGCGTCAATCTTCTCGCCGCATTAATGGCTTTGATTGGTTTAGGTTCTGGTGGGGGAAAAGGGTGTCTTCCCCGCTCAAAAGGCTGTAGCCTGATAGGTATAGTTGCATTGGTTGTAATCGTAGTTATTGTTGTGATTAGCCTGCAGCAATGCGGTGGGTGTAATTTATTCACAAAAAATCCCGGTACCAACCCTACTACAACTCACGGTACCACCTCAACATCACCGACTTCTACAAATGCTTCAACAACCTATGTTCCATCTGGTGAAACCCATCGTTGGCTGGTAATGCTCTACCAGGGTGCGGATGATAATGTGCTGGAAAAAGACATTTATGTAGATTTAAACGAAGCGGAAATGGTTGGTTCGTCAGACGATGTTATGATTGTCGCCCAAATAGACCGATACAGTGGAGGCTTTAGCGGCGATGGAAACTGGACGGAAACCCGGCGATTTATTGTTCAGCGAGACCAAAATCTCGAGAAACTGGCTTCCCGGCAGGTGGGGAATCTTGGAGAACTCAATATGGCAACCGGTCAGACCTTGACGGATTTTGCTGTATGGGCAATTAATACCTATCCTTCTGACAGATATGCCTTGATAATGAGTGATCACGGAATGGGCTGGCCTGGCGGTTGGACGGATGCAACTGCTACAGGGAGCCGTAATTCCAGTATCCCGATTGCATCTGCAATTGGTGAGATGATATATCTCCACGAACTTGAAGATGCTCTGTTTCAGATCCGATCTCAAACGGGAATCGATAAACTGGATATCATTGGTCTGGATGCCTGCCTGATGGCGCAGCTGGAAGTGTTTTCTGCTCTCGCTCCGCATGCCCATTATGCCATAGCTTCCGAAGAGGTTGAACCGGCACTGGGTTGGGCATACGCAGGTTTTTTGGGAAAACTTACCGAAAATCCTGATATGGATGGAGCCGGTCTCGGACGCTCTATTGTTGACAGTTATATAGATGATGATCACCTCATATCAAGCTCTTATCAACGAACCCAGCTCAGTCGTGATATAACTCTCACCGCAGTAGATCTTGCTGTTATGGCCAATTTGAATAACCACCTGAATGAGCTTTTGTACACATTTCAAAACGCTTCCCAAAAGGAAATAGCCGCAGGGCGCACCTATGCTCGAAGTTATACCAGCGTATTCGGATCCTCTGAACCACCGTCATACATTGACCTGGCAAACTTTTTGCAAATCGTTAAGCAGAATAATAATCGGGTTGATGTGAATGACAGAATCAATGGAGTACTGTCTGCAATAAACCAGGCGGTTGTAGCTGAAAAGCATGGAGTACAGATGGAAGGCTCAAGTGGCATTTCCATCTATTTCCCCAACTCGGCTCTCTATAAAAGTCACATTTCCGGAGCCGAGTCCTACACCGCAGTAGCAAAACGCTTCGCCGCTGAATCATTATGGGATGATTTCCTCGCTTTTCATTACACCGGCAGAAATTTTGAACTGGGTGATGCAGAGGTAGTAGTTCCTGATAGCAGCTCGATAGCCTCGCCCGCCAGCGGTGATTTTTCCATAAACTCTCTGGCTTCGAGTAGCAGCACGGCTAGCCGGAACAGGCCGATCACGCTTACGGCTGATATCAGTGGCCAAAACATCGGGTATATTTATCTGTTTGCCGGTTATCTGGATGAACAGGCCAACTCTCTGTTTATCGCCGACCGGGATTATATCGAAAGCCCGGATCTTCGTCTGGTTGACGGGGTGTATTACCCGGATTGGGGGGAAGGAGACTTTACTCTCGAGTTTATCTGGGAGCCGATAGTGTTTGCTATAAACGATGGAGTTTCTTCTGTTACAGCATTATTTAACCCGGAGAGTTACGGCTTGACTGCCGAAGAAGCGGTTTATTCTGTTGATGGAATATATCATTTTACAGGTGAAAACACTGAGTGTTATGCCAGGATGTATTTTACCAACGGAATAATGCAGAAAGTGGTAGGCTTTACCGGCTCGAGCGGCTCAGGAGCTCCTCGAGAGATTACTCCAGCTCAGGGAGACCGTTTCACCGTCTTGGAAAACTGGCTTGATCTAGATGCTTATGGCAATGCTATCAACACAGCAACCAAAAAGGGAGGGGCTCTCACCTTCGCAAGCGATACTTTTACCTGGGAGGTGCTGGATGCGGCAACCGGCACATACAAGGTCGGATTCATAATTGAGGATCTGGATGGACACCGTCAGGAATCTTTATTGAACATAGAGGTGGTAGATGAAGGTTAAGGTTCTCCGATCTGATCATAAAGAACGATGTCCAGATACGCCCGTAGCAGAGGAAGATGTTTCGGCACTGGTTTCTGGTAATAGCGCTTTTGCTCTGAATCTATATCGCCAGATAAGAAAACAGGACGTCAATTTGATATTTTCCCCCTACTCTATATCTACGGCGCTGGCTATGACTTGGGCTGGAGCTCGGGGAGAAACCGAAACTGAAATGTCTGCAGTCATGAATTTCGATCTTGAACAACCGCAGCTGCATCCTGCATTCAGATCCCTTGATGCCGAGCTGAATAAAAAGATTGGAAGCGAAGGCAGTGAGGATACAGCCGGCTTTAAGTTACGAATAGTAAATTCTGTATGGGGGCAAAAAGGTTACAGGTTTCTTCCGGAATACCTCGATATACTGGCTAAAAACTACCGATCCGGACTTAACCTGGTGGACTTCAGGGGCAAGAGTGAAGAATCCCGCCGTACTATTAATGACTGGGTGCTTGAACAGACTCAAGGGATAATCGATGAGCTGGTCGGCCGGGGAGCAATAGATTCATCGACTCGGTTGGTGCTTACTAATGCGATATATTTCAAAGGCGCATGGAAGTATCCATTTGAAGCTTTCAGAACCGCTGAAGGCCTTTTCCGGCTGCAAAATGGGGAGGAAATATTCGTGCCCATGATGAACCGGACCATGCTTGTTCCATACGCCCAAATTGGCAACTGTCAGGCAGTTGAACTGCCTTACAAAACAGAGGATATCTCAATGGTTATACTTCTGCCTGATTTTGGCGAGTGTGAAGACTTTGTTAATGCGCTTGATCGCGAAAAGCTTTTCACCATTATCGAGGCGTTAAAGTTGGCTGATGTGAACCTCACTATGCCAAGGTTTAAGTTTAAATATAATCTGGCATTAAAACAGGCTCTTGTTGAAATGGGCATGAAAAGTGCCTTCACCAGTAATGCTGACTTCTCTGGAATCAGCCGGGAAGGAAGTTTATACCTGCAGGATGTGCTTCACAAGGCATTTGTAGCTGTTGATGAAGAAGGCACCGAAGCTGCAGCGGCAACGGCAGCCATTGTAGGAATCAAGCTGTTTACTCCTCTGGCAGTTCAGCTTAAACTTGACCGGTCATTTGTTTTCTTTATACGTAACAGGAGCACCGGTACAGTACTGTTTATGGGGCAGGTGCAAAATCCTTTGGCTTGAAATAATCAAACTTAAGGCATCATAAGTCTTGACGCACTGATACGACAAGGTTGATGATGCTTGGTGTGATCGAGGCGGAGCTATGAACGGTTTACAAATAAAGCTGCTATTACCACCCCCAGTATCCCTCCGATTATAGCCCCGGTCCAGGGGCTCGATGTCAATCCTCAGGCGCTATTAGAACATTTGCCGATATAGCCGATGATAGCTCCAAGGGCTGCCCCTGAAAGTAATCCGATCAAGTAGTGCATTTCCGCCTCTCAATATTCGTATAAGAACATTATAGCACTGCGGAAAAAAACCTCCAAACTGGGGCAGCAATACTAAGGCTTGGCAGTAATAATGTAATGATACAGTCCGTTTTCGTCTACGTTTTCAATAGTAAATCCGGCAGAGCGGATGATCTCGGACGCTTGCCTGGCATCAAAACGCTTCTCAAAAGAAGGACCGTATAACATCCGTTCTTTTTTCCAATCCAGATTTACTAGCCTGCCGCCATCTTTAAGCATTTTTTGCGCGTTGGCAAGTGCTTTTAAAGGCTCAGTAAAGTCATGGAGAACGACTCCATAAAAGACGATATCGGCACATTTTTGACAGACGACAAGTTCTTCCGCTCTGCCAACTGCCAATTCCAGGTTATTCAAGCCTTCAGTGGTTGCTCTTCGGCTTAAAGACAGGATTGCCTCGGGATTACTGTCAAAACCCCAGACCCAACCAGTCGGCCCGGTTAATCTCGCAGCCGGTAATGCAAAATAACCTCTTCCGCAGCCGGCATCAATGAATTTAGTGCCAGGCTTAACACCAATTTCCGGCAGGATAATATCTGGATTTTGCCATTTTTTTCTTTCTGCATCATCTGGTTTATGCTTGCACATCAGAGTATTTATCTCTTTTTCAGCGTAGATGCACCACTAACATTTATGTTTCTGAGAGAGGGCTCTCCCATATATTCAAGCCTGGATGCTCCAGATAACGTTGCATCCAGAATACCATTGGAATTAATGATGGCATTTGATGCTCCATCGATAATAATTGTCGTATCTCCGGTGAGGAAGGTTGCTGCATCCAGTGTACTGGCATCACTTACTTGGGCATCCAGATCACTGCATTCGCCCTCAAGCTCAATCCGGCTGACTCCACTGACATCGAAATCAGCATCCTCGGCAGTAAGAGAGCCGGTAACTCGGCTGGCTCCGGACACAGTAAACTGGCAGGAATGAGTAACAATTTCATCCAATATTACCTCGGAAGCCCCGGAAACTTCCAGTACAATGATTTCATCAGAACTGAATCCGGAAATGGTTCCGCCGGTTGCTCCGGATACATTAAGGCGTGCAAGTTGTGGTAGCTGTATTGATGCCTCGAGAGTTATATTTCCTTGAATGCTGACTGGCTTCAATTTGATGATCAGCTTTTTTTGTTTCCGATAAATATCGACATACTCGAAAAGGTTATCATCAACTGTTATTGATACAGAATGTGAGTCGGAATATGAAATTTGGTAACCGAACGCTCCGCCAATTTGCACTTCTTCAAAATCGGAAAGATCGTATGTTTCGGTTTTAAGAATGCCTGAACCATGTACTATATGCTCTGTATAGCCTATACACCCGCATCCTGGCAACAACAGGGGTATCATCAAAATAGCAGCAAGTAAAAGCCATAGATACTGTCTCATGACAATTCTCCTCAGCCCGGTCTTTCACTAATAGTAAAAGGCACCGGATGCTAGCCTGTCAATAAGTAGATCTTTTATTGACAGGCTAGGCATGTTATAATTGGCTTCGACGATTATGAAAGCATTAGTTGTTGAAGGCATTACCAAGCATATATCCGGGAAAAAAATTCTCAATAATATTTCCTTTGAGGTAAAAGCCGGGGAAATCTTTGGTTTAATTGGCCCTAACGGAGCGGGTAAAACTACCAGTCTTCGTACAGTGGCAACCCTCCTTCAGATAGAAACCGGCAGCGTTAGTGTTTTTGGTCACAAATTACCCGGGGAAGCGGGCGAAATTCGCAAGATTATAAGCTATCTTCCAGAAGATGCCGGTGCATATAAAAATCTGAAAGGGAGAGAATATCTGGAGTTTATCGCCAGTTTTTTTGCTTCTGGCAATCACAGCAAGGAACTGGTTAAACGCGGAATAGAAATTGCCGCGCTGGGAGATCGGATTGATGATCGTGTCGATACCTATTCCAAGGGCATGATGCGCCGTTTACTGGTAGGCAGAGCTCTCATGACCCGTCCACGTCTGGCTATTCTGGATGAACCCAGTTCCGGCTTGGACGTAGTAAACGCACAGCAGATTCGCCGTATCATCAAGCAGGCAGCAAATGAAGGTTTGAGTGTCCTTCTCTCGTCCCACAATATGTTGGAAGTTGAATTGATGTGTGAAAGAATTGCCCTGGTTAACCAGGGCAGAATTGTAGCCCAGGGTACTCCTGCTGAGCTTAAAGAAAGCTACCAGGCGGAAAATATTGAAGAAGTGTTTACCAGGCTAGTCCAATGATGTACACACTGATAAAAAAAGAAGTCAAAGAATTGCTTTCCAAGTCTTCGCTAGCCTTTTTTGCAGCGATGGCCCTGATTTTTGTATTTATGGGTAATATGCTTTCCTCATCGTTCGAAGAATCGACGGCTACTCCTATGGTTGCCATTATTAATGAGGACGCTTCCCCTCTTTCGATGATAATGACCTCAGTACTGGAAGCGGGGTCAGAGGTGGTATATTCCGGTTCTGATCCTGAAACCGGTCGCAGCCGGCTTGAGGAAGCTGGGGGAGCTGCTCTAATAAATATACCGGAGAATTTTGGTTCTTTAATTGACTCCGGTGAGGCAGCGCAAATAAAAGTGCTGTGGTTAATGCAGGGAGCGGGAATTGTAGATTCTATCCCGGTGGGTTCTGTTGAAGGGTTGATCCAAGCTGGGGCAGATGCAGTTTCGGCAACACTGGTAGCTGAACACAGCACTCTTGACCCTGAAATTATTCTGTCTCCAGTCTCATACAGCTACGATACTGTGTTCAAGGGAAAGATGATAGAAGGGGCTTCTCCCAGCATGGTCAGCGGTGTTTTGAGCATGAGAACCATGTTTATACCGGTGGTAATTATGATGCTGATTGTTATGGGTTCGAGTTCGGTGATTTCCTCCATGGGGCTTGAAAAAGAAAACCGCACTCTGGAGACCCTTTTAACCCTTCCAGTTGGCAGGAGCCAGATAATTATCTCCAAGATCGTGGGCAGTGCCATCGCGGGTATAGTCATGGGCGCTATTTACATGGTTGGTTTTGCCAGCTATTTTAATTCAATCACAGGCCCCGCCGGAGGCCTGGGCGACATGGGCTTTACGCTTAACGTGCTGGACTATCTTCTCATCGCCCTTTCGCTGTTTGCTGCTTTACTAGCGGCTTTGTGTGCCAGCATTATACTGGGGACTTTTGCCTCCAGCTATCGTTCCGCTCAGACTCTTACCTATCCGATGATTGGCCTGGCAATGCTGGCAATGCTTGTTACCATGATGCTGGACTTTTCATCCCTTTCCTTTCCATTACAGACGATGGTTTTCCTGATTCCTTTCTCCCACCCGATGATCGCCATGAAGGAACTCATGGTGGGAAACTACCTGCTCGTTTTGGCAGGTATTGGCTACCTGGTTGTGATCACTGCCATCCTGGTAGTAATCGCTACTCGCATTTTTACCACTGACAGGGTGGTGTTGGGGATGTCGATAAAAAGCAGAAAGAACAACCGGGTTACAGCTTAAAATTCTCATGGCCTGGCCGATTGTGCTAGAATACATCCTGGCATGACAGACAATAATTTCGTACCTGAAGAAACCTGCCGTAAACCCGGTGCTCGTAATTTTAACTCTCTGAAGCTTTGGTTCTTAAGGCGCTGGATTCCAATATTTGGCCTGCTTCTCATCATCGCCCTTGTAATAGGGCTTTTCCTTCTCTACCGGAATAACCCGGAGATCATAGATGGGCTTGAAAGATTCGGTTACCTGGGAGCTTTTCTGATAAGCATAGTACTCAATGCCACGCTGGTGTTACCTGCTGGTAATTTTCTTGTACTTGCTGCACTAGGGGCAACACTGCCATCTGCTACTCTGGTCGGCCTGGCGGGGGGCCTGGGTGCCGCTATTGGTGAGAGTACGGGGTACTTGGCCGGGTATTCCGGAAGAGCGATAATCGATAATCGGAATATGTACAATCGTACGGAAGGTTGGATGAAGCGCTGGGGTTTTTGGGCGCTGTTCGGTCTCAGCGCTGCTCCGCTCTTTTTTGACCTGGCTGGTATCGCAGCTGGTGCCTGCCGTTACAGGTTCTGGAAGTTTTTCCTGGCCTGCTGGTTGGGAAGAAGTATCCTCTATGTTGCCATCGCCTGGGCCGGCCTGAAGGGCTGGGAATGGTTGCTAAACATTGTTGGCTGAAAAACTCACCCAACACCGAATAGCTGGTTAAACATCTTTTCAGTGCGATCGGGTGTAACCGGTTAGAGCAAGCACCGTATTTATACTTTCAATCTTGAGTTTGGTTTTACCTTGATTAACAGAAGCGCTCCTGCGACGAAATATACTATACAAACGAGAAGCATTACAGTATAGCCAAGGTTCAAACCGACCCCGTTGAAAAAATCGATAACCGGGCCGATAAGCCTGGCCAGTGCACCTCCGCCTGCAGTTGCCATATTGGCAATACCTAAAAACTTGGCTTCCTCCCCCTTATTTACCAGGTCGGTAGCCAGTGCCCAGTTGGAACTGTTAAAGGCGCCCAGGGCAAGACCTATCACTGAGGCTCCTACCGTAAGCATTGCATTGGATGAGCTTATAAGTATGACCACTATTCCAAATGCGCCGGATAAAGCAGCAGCTATACAGATTTTTTTCCTGCCAATGGAATCCGAGAAATAGCCTGCAGGCAGCACTGCAATCAGCATAAATACGATTGCAACGGCTAAAAAACGGGTTGTAGCAGAAGCCGGATCGCTTACTCCAACAACATCCCGAAAATAATACAGGGCAAATTGCTGTATGGTGGTAAGCCCCATAAAAACTGCCAGTCGGGATGCCAGAAACCATAGAAAAGCCTTGTTGTCCTTAACATTGATGCTGAAACTCTTTACCCAGGCTGGAATCATGTGCTGTCTGAGCGGCCTTTGCGGCCGGGGTTCTTTAATTGCCAAAACCGTATAAAGAAGGAGGAGGAAGATTATCCCGCCCAGGAGCGCTAGTGAGAACCACAACCACTTGTCCTCGCTTGTCAGAGAATAACTGTCCATAAGTCTGGATACAGGGAAAAGCAGGACAGCCCCTCCCAGTATTTCCATAAAACTCTTTATTCCGGAAGCTTTACCCCTTTGGCTTGCGGGCACCATTTCCGGGATAAAAGCCTGGTATGGTCCCTGTGCGGCGTTGGAAAATAATTGAAGGGCACAGTAGCCGATAAAAAGCATGGTAAAAGAAGTAGCCACACCTATCACCGGCATTGTTGCAAGTGCTCCGATCATGCCGGCCAGTATAAAGGGTTTCCGACGCCCCCAGTTGAGAGTAGAGCGGTCTGAGATAGTCCCGGCAATAGGCTGAGCAAGCATTGCGATAATCAGGCCGCTGAATGTCATCAGTCCCAGGTAGGTATTTTTTTGCGCTTCGGAGGCAAAATCCAGGACTACCAGTGGGAGAATAAGGCTGTGCATACATTGCCAGAGTCCGGAAATCCCGAATACAAGCAGGGTTATTTTAAGATAGTGCCATATATTGGTTTTATTAAGAGCGGTACTTTTCATCAGGTTACGGATAGATAGCCGGTATAGATATTCCGGTTGTTTCTTCCAGCCCAAACATAATGTTCATATTCTGTATCGCCTGGCCGGCAGCTCCTTTTACCAGGTTGTCTATGGCGCTGATTACTATCAGGCGATTGGTACGCTTATCAATTTGAGGATAAATTGCACAGTAGTTGGAGCCTCTCACCTGGTTAATGTGAGGAGGCGTATCTGCCAGCCGTATGAATGGCTCATTGGCGTAAAAATCTTTATAGAGTTGTTCAAGCTGTGTTTGCGACACCTCCTTGCATAACTCGGCGTAACAGGATGAAAGTATACCGCGGGTAACCGGGATCAGGTGGGGTACAAAGGTAATTCGCATTGTTTGCTTCTTACCTGCAATCTTTAATTCCTGGTCTATCTCGGGTAGATGCCTGTGGCCTTCTAAAGCATAAGCTGAAGCATTTTCATTAGCCTCACAAAATTGGCTTTTTAAATGCAGTGTTCTGCCTGCGCCGGAAACGCCGGACTTGGCATCGATAATAATGCTTCCATCTATTATGCCTTCGTCTAAAGCTGGCGCCAGGGCAAGAATGGCTGCCGTTGGGTAGCAACCAGGGTTGGCTACCAGTCGTGCAGACTTGATCTGGCTGCGGTAAAGCTCGGGTAGCCCATAAGCAGCTTCTTTTATCAGATCTGGAGCAGGATGGTTGAATCCGTACCATTCAAGATAGAGGCGCGGATCCTTAAGCCTGAAATCAGCGCTGATATCAATTACCTTAGCGCCTCTCTCCAGGAGCTGTACAGCCTGGAGGGCACTTTCCCGGTGGGGAAGAGCTAGAAAAGCAACTTCAGCTTCCCCGGCTTCTTCTGTAATTGTAATATCCAGATTGGGCAAGTGGGGCAGGAATTTTATCAGCTGCTGCCCGGCAGATGAGCGCCCGGTGGCATATGCAATTTCGACTTCTGGATGGTTATAAAGAAGGCGTGCGAGTTCCATTCCAGCGTAGCCGGTGACATTTACAATTCCGATTTTAATCTTTGACAATTGAATCCTCCTTGAGACACCGGCAGAAAAGAACCTTAATCTAGTCAAGTGCTAGTTTGCAGATAGCTGACTGGTGCCTGTTTTGTGCTCCCTATAATTTACTACAAATCGGCTTTATGATAAAATCTTCTATTAACCTTCGTTTATGATCCCCATTAAAAGGAGAATAACTATGCCAAAAATATTTATTGTAGATGTAACTAACCGTGACGGAGTGCAGACTGCCAAACTGGGGTTATCCAAGCTGGAAAAAACTATGATCAATCTGTTTTTAAACCAGATGGGTGTTTTTCAGTCCGAGTT contains the following coding sequences:
- a CDS encoding MFS transporter; amino-acid sequence: MKSTALNKTNIWHYLKITLLVFGISGLWQCMHSLILPLVVLDFASEAQKNTYLGLMTFSGLIIAMLAQPIAGTISDRSTLNWGRRKPFILAGMIGALATMPVIGVATSFTMLFIGYCALQLFSNAAQGPYQAFIPEMVPASQRGKASGIKSFMEILGGAVLLFPVSRLMDSYSLTSEDKWLWFSLALLGGIIFLLLLYTVLAIKEPRPQRPLRQHMIPAWVKSFSINVKDNKAFLWFLASRLAVFMGLTTIQQFALYYFRDVVGVSDPASATTRFLAVAIVFMLIAVLPAGYFSDSIGRKKICIAAALSGAFGIVVILISSSNAMLTVGASVIGLALGAFNSSNWALATDLVNKGEEAKFLGIANMATAGGGALARLIGPVIDFFNGVGLNLGYTVMLLVCIVYFVAGALLLIKVKPNSRLKV
- the argC gene encoding N-acetyl-gamma-glutamyl-phosphate reductase, producing MSKIKIGIVNVTGYAGMELARLLYNHPEVEIAYATGRSSAGQQLIKFLPHLPNLDITITEEAGEAEVAFLALPHRESALQAVQLLERGAKVIDISADFRLKDPRLYLEWYGFNHPAPDLIKEAAYGLPELYRSQIKSARLVANPGCYPTAAILALAPALDEGIIDGSIIIDAKSGVSGAGRTLHLKSQFCEANENASAYALEGHRHLPEIDQELKIAGKKQTMRITFVPHLIPVTRGILSSCYAELCKEVSQTQLEQLYKDFYANEPFIRLADTPPHINQVRGSNYCAIYPQIDKRTNRLIVISAIDNLVKGAAGQAIQNMNIMFGLEETTGISIPAIYP